The Candidatus Hydrogenedentota bacterium genomic interval GCAGATTCGGATACTCTGCTGAGTCGCTCAAGTGCAAGCCCTTTGTTGAAGTAGGCGCGTCCGTCGCCGGGATTTACGGAGATCGCCTTGTCATATTCCTGGATCGCGGCTTCGAAGTCGTTTGCTGCGGCGGCCAGGTTGCCGAGATTGACATACGCGTCGCCAAAGTTGGGATCTATGGCGACGGCTTCAAGGAAACGCTGGCGCGCCTTATCGCGCTGCCCCGCATTGTCCATGGCAACTCCGAGATTATTGAGCGCGTCGACATAGGAAGGCGTGATCCTAACCGCGGCCTCAAGATTCTCGATGGCTGATGTCAAGTCCTGGTTGCGGCGTTCAGGTTCGGGCCATGTCGGAGCGCGCCGCAGATAGGCCACGCCGAGGTTATTGTGAGCGACCGCGTTGTTTGTCGTCACTTTCAGCGTATGTTCCCAGAGGGAAATCGTGTTTTGCCAATGCATGGTTTGGACGAAACTGATCGCCAAAAAGGGGACAAAGACGACCGCAGACACCGCGGACAGCGCCGGCACGCGCAATTTCGGGCTGGTGCGTTTCGCGAGTGCGTCAACCGCCCACACGATTGCGATGAATAGACCGATGTGAGGCAAGTACGTGTAACGGTCAGCGCGCGCGAAACTTCCTATCTGAATGATTCCGATTACAGGGACAAGCGTGCCGACGAACCAGAGCCAGCCCGTAACGAGGTAGGGAGCTGAATTTCGGCGTACGTACACAACGATCGTGATGACGAGCAGCAGAGCGGCAGAGGCGACAATCCAGGTGATGGGGTATGCGCCGGGATGGGGGTAGAAGGGCGCGAGATTGGTCGGCCAGACAGTCTTGACAAGATACATTGCGTAAGAAACGATGCTATTGGAAATGCGTTGTGTCCATGTGAATTCCTGCATGTCCCGCACAGCCCCGCCGGAACTCTGTGCCCAGTAGGTGACGGCACACCCGGCGATGGTCAGGATAAAGAAGGGAATCTTCTCCACGATTAAGCGTCGCGTTGAGCGCACTTCCATTGCGCTGTCGCCTGGAAGGGCGCGCGTGCGGCGCAGGGGCCAATAATCAAGAAGAAGGAGAACGAATGGCAGGGTTACGACCATGGGTTTTGCCATGAGGGCGCAAGCGAAATGCCAGACGGCGAGCGCGTAGTCGCGTTTGCGCGCGCGTTCCGCGTAGTCGATGTAGAAGCGCAGGGTCATCAGGAAGAAATGAGTGCTGAGGACGTCCTTGCGGCTGGAGATCCAGGCGACGGGTTCCACATGCAAAGGATGAATGGCGAACAGCGCGGCGACAGCGGCGCTCTGCAGGACGCCATTGGTGGTTTTACGTAATATGAGAAAGACCAATGCAACGTTGGCGCAGTGGAAGAAGACATTGATGAGATGGTGGAAACGTGGATTGAGACCAAATATCTTGACGTCCAGCATGTGGGTGATGGTCGTAAGGGGGTTCCAGCCGGAGTTTTGAGGCTGTGTGAAAATGGTCTTGATGCCATTCCAAGTCGGGCCTTGGAGCACGACGGGGTTGGCCGTGATATAGGCATCGTCATCGTAATTGAGAAACTGGAAGTTGGCGACTTGTCCAAAGACGATAAGCGTGCCGGCGACGAGCGCAAGGCATACCGCGATTTCGAGCCGCTTCTCTTCAGATAGTTTAAGCATAGAGCGGTAAGTGTGGCGAAGAAAGGGCGCGGCAGTCAACTCGGGAGCGAAATCGCGAAGCGGACGTCGACGCCTTCCTTGGAGTCGACCGTGATGATACCGCCGTGGCGGGTAACAATTTGTTTCACGATGAAGAGGCCGAGGCCGGTGCCTTTGCGCCCAGTGGTTTCGTCAACATCGTGACGCTGGAACTTCTGGAAAAGGACGGGCAACAGAGCCTTTGGGATGCCTTTACCTTCATTCCACACCGCAAGTACAACGTGGCTTCCTTCGACACGAGCGTCGAGGACGATGCGCCCTCCCGTCTTGCCGTACTTGATGGCATTACCGACCAGGTTGTCGTAGACCATTCGGAGGAGATTTACGTCGCCTTCCAGGGTGAATTCGGAGGGGACATTGACTTCGACGCGCATGCCACGGTCTGAAAGGAGGCGGTCGTAGTGGTCGAGAGTCGGTTGTATGACGGATTTGAGCAGGGGGACTTTGGATTTGACGACCACAAGGTCACCGCGCTCGATACGCGAGAGTTGGAGGTAATTGCCGGTGATTTCGAGGAGATAGGCAAGGCTAGCGTCGATACTGTCGATGCCTTCCTTCAGATCCGGGGTCAATTCGCCGTACGAACCGTCTTTGAGCAACGCGGCGTTGAAGAGTGCTGCGCTAATCGTGCTTCGGAGTTCGTGCGTGACGAAGCCGAGCATATCGAGGTAGTTCTTGTTTGCGGTGTCGGTGGCTAGTTTCTGCGACATCAGGCGCGTGTGGTCGTTTTCGATCTGTTCGGCCATCGCATTGAAGGACTCAGCAAGCGCGCCGATTTCGTCGCTGCTCCTGATTTCGGCGCGTGCCGTCAGATCGCCTCTTGCGAATTGCTGCGTGGCTCTGTCAAGCGCGACAACCTGTCGCAACACCCCACGCTCCCCGACGTAACTGACGAAGAGGGCGAGGGCCATGACCGCGAATACGACGGCAACGATGGTGATCACCGTCTCGGATTCAATGTCACGGTAGATCTGTTCGAGTTCCCCCACGTACAGCATTCCGATGACGCCGCCAACCGGATCGCGTATGGGTTCATAGCAGGAAAGGTAGGATTCGTCGATAACCTTTGCGGGCCCGGTCCATGGCTGCCCCTTGTCGAGAACTTGCTCTTTGACCTCTTCCGACACTTTCGTGCCGAGGGCGCGCCGGTCATCACTGAGCCGGACCGTCGTCGATATGCGCGTAGGACCGAGGAAGATGGTGACTGTCCCCACGGAGCGGCCGTTGTATGTCTTTTCGGAGAAGATATTCTGGTGGATTTCGTCGATAAGCGCTTCCGCGCGGTTGAGCAGGATGCCCGCAAAGACATAGGCCGTCGGGTCGCCGCCCTTCTGTTCCACAATAGGCTGGACCGCAAAAAGCACAAGACCGGAGCCGTCGTGATCGGGCAAGGTGCATCGCTGGACCCACGCGACTCCTTCCCGAGCGACGGCTGCGCTGTCGAAGTGCAGGAAGCCTGTGGTCGGTCGTTTGCCGGATAGGGCATCTGCAAGGGGTTGGCCGCCAAGCTTGTCCCCAACCTCCGTGGAGAGACTCCGGACGTATAC includes:
- a CDS encoding cache domain-containing protein; translation: MKLRTKVTLVIVIVFAVSAVILASLQVWWVDTLLIRQTNERMALNIRSAWQVLDDQKRLLATIAAFLVDTKTVADWRETGPEALHKRLTEQKMRWGLDILALLQPDGTVYVRSLSTEVGDKLGGQPLADALSGKRPTTGFLHFDSAAVAREGVAWVQRCTLPDHDGSGLVLFAVQPIVEQKGGDPTAYVFAGILLNRAEALIDEIHQNIFSEKTYNGRSVGTVTIFLGPTRISTTVRLSDDRRALGTKVSEEVKEQVLDKGQPWTGPAKVIDESYLSCYEPIRDPVGGVIGMLYVGELEQIYRDIESETVITIVAVVFAVMALALFVSYVGERGVLRQVVALDRATQQFARGDLTARAEIRSSDEIGALAESFNAMAEQIENDHTRLMSQKLATDTANKNYLDMLGFVTHELRSTISAALFNAALLKDGSYGELTPDLKEGIDSIDASLAYLLEITGNYLQLSRIERGDLVVVKSKVPLLKSVIQPTLDHYDRLLSDRGMRVEVNVPSEFTLEGDVNLLRMVYDNLVGNAIKYGKTGGRIVLDARVEGSHVVLAVWNEGKGIPKALLPVLFQKFQRHDVDETTGRKGTGLGLFIVKQIVTRHGGIITVDSKEGVDVRFAISLPS
- a CDS encoding tetratricopeptide repeat protein — encoded protein: MLKLSEEKRLEIAVCLALVAGTLIVFGQVANFQFLNYDDDAYITANPVVLQGPTWNGIKTIFTQPQNSGWNPLTTITHMLDVKIFGLNPRFHHLINVFFHCANVALVFLILRKTTNGVLQSAAVAALFAIHPLHVEPVAWISSRKDVLSTHFFLMTLRFYIDYAERARKRDYALAVWHFACALMAKPMVVTLPFVLLLLDYWPLRRTRALPGDSAMEVRSTRRLIVEKIPFFILTIAGCAVTYWAQSSGGAVRDMQEFTWTQRISNSIVSYAMYLVKTVWPTNLAPFYPHPGAYPITWIVASAALLLVITIVVYVRRNSAPYLVTGWLWFVGTLVPVIGIIQIGSFARADRYTYLPHIGLFIAIVWAVDALAKRTSPKLRVPALSAVSAVVFVPFLAISFVQTMHWQNTISLWEHTLKVTTNNAVAHNNLGVAYLRRAPTWPEPERRNQDLTSAIENLEAAVRITPSYVDALNNLGVAMDNAGQRDKARQRFLEAVAIDPNFGDAYVNLGNLAAAANDFEAAIQEYDKAISVNPGDGRAYFNKGLALERLSRVSESAEMFSQASIRMPGNAVAHAKLASQLIAIGLMERAMQESQRAIECDPNYFEGYYNLGLIYMYMNRQEDAIAEFQKSVDRYPDHMLSHATMAGLLMNLNRREEAAKHFEETLRINPNHVAAQRYLQMLKRPGRVKKPSQPSSPQTTPTPVPQPAPQP